One part of the Chloroflexota bacterium genome encodes these proteins:
- a CDS encoding gamma carbonic anhydrase family protein, translating into MIRSWNGLTPRIHPEAFVSEFAYVIGDVEIGAGSSVWPGTVIRGDIGKVLIGKNTCIQDNSTIHTDGRGAVIGDNVVMGHRVLCHADKVGDGVVIGNGAVVNGGLTEIGDYSIIASGAVVRENAKVPPRTFMTGVPAEVKGEVTDRHIERFKRNADHYVALGAKYLELGGFDDGGEVS; encoded by the coding sequence ATGATACGCTCATGGAACGGGCTCACGCCCAGGATCCACCCGGAGGCCTTCGTCAGTGAGTTCGCCTACGTCATAGGCGACGTGGAGATCGGCGCTGGCAGCAGCGTCTGGCCCGGCACGGTCATCCGCGGCGACATCGGCAAGGTGTTGATAGGCAAGAACACCTGCATCCAGGACAACAGTACCATCCACACCGACGGTCGCGGCGCGGTCATCGGCGACAACGTAGTGATGGGCCATAGGGTGCTCTGCCACGCCGACAAGGTGGGCGACGGCGTAGTGATCGGCAACGGCGCGGTGGTCAACGGCGGGCTGACGGAGATCGGCGACTACTCCATCATCGCGTCAGGCGCAGTTGTGCGTGAGAACGCCAAGGTGCCGCCGCGCACGTTCATGACGGGCGTCCCGGCCGAGGTCAAGGGCGAGGTCACGGACCGCCACATCGAGCGCTTCAAGCGCAACGCGGACCATTACGTAGCCCTCGGCGCAAAGTACCTCG
- a CDS encoding HNH endonuclease, translating to MGALELPVLLLNQNYEALNVCNVRRAVVLLGRGKAEMLENGRGVIHTTQQEVDVPSVIRLIYMVKRPVQQRRLSRQEVFLRDGYTCQYCGKQTKDLTIDHVMPRHRGGPHTWENVTSACIPCNHKKAGNTPREARMALRTEPRAPKPNPYAMFHRRAILDEWRKFMPWLK from the coding sequence GTGGGCGCCCTTGAGCTGCCGGTACTGTTGCTGAACCAGAACTACGAGGCTCTGAACGTTTGCAACGTCCGCCGTGCGGTTGTGCTCCTTGGCCGGGGCAAGGCGGAAATGCTGGAGAACGGCAGGGGCGTTATCCACACGACGCAGCAGGAAGTTGACGTCCCCTCCGTCATCCGGCTCATCTACATGGTCAAGCGACCGGTCCAGCAAAGACGCCTCTCAAGACAGGAGGTGTTCTTGAGAGACGGCTACACTTGTCAATACTGCGGCAAGCAGACCAAAGATCTCACCATCGACCACGTAATGCCCCGCCACAGAGGCGGCCCCCATACATGGGAAAACGTCACCAGCGCCTGCATCCCCTGCAACCATAAGAAAGCCGGAAACACCCCTAGGGAAGCCCGAATGGCCCTCCGCACTGAACCCCGCGCCCCCAAGCCCAATCCCTACGCCATGTTCCATCGCAGGGCAATCCTCGATGAATGGCGCAAGTTCATGCCGTGGCTGAAGTAG